A DNA window from Hydra vulgaris chromosome 13, alternate assembly HydraT2T_AEP contains the following coding sequences:
- the LOC100214061 gene encoding tRNA wybutosine-synthesizing protein 5, with amino-acid sequence MSKFKVDITYANKIDNFEDFFKTNIYTQRKPVVIKGLNVGVATEKWDVSYLSENVKKAPVQIHVCPVPEMDFINKNFLYKTINFDDFLAKAENKVQSNFFICSEEKYYLRSLGEDIRNDAADIRKQFPKLSQDLIIPNLFDESSFFSSIFRISSSGLKLWTHYDVMDNILLQIKGTKKVVFFSPKDALNLYLNGDKSEIIDIKNTDYEKYPKFKCVNRYSCKIYPGDVLFIPALWFHNVTAIDFSISVNVFWKHLNDKMYNKKDIYGNKDLVPAEKAMQSFDKIIKLLEELPIDYKDFYMKRLILKADKAINKWRLDEQVKLNKV; translated from the coding sequence ATGTCGAAGTTTAAAGTCGATATCACATATGCAAATAAAATCGATaactttgaagatttttttaaaacgaatattTATACTCAGCGGAAACCGGTTGTAATAAAAGGACTTAATGTTGGAGTTGCTACTGAGAAATGGGACGTGTCTTATTTgtcagaaaatgttaaaaaagctCCTGTTCAAATACACGTTTGTCCTGTACCAGAAATGGATTTtataaacaagaattttttgtaTAAGACAATTAATTTTGATGACTTTTTGGCTAAAGCTGAAAATAAAGTTCAATCAAACTTTTTCATTTGCTCAGAGGAAAAATATTACCTTAGATCGTTAGGAGAAGATATCAGAAATGACGCTGCTGATATAAGAAAGCAATTTCCAAAACTATCACAAGATCTTATTATTCCAAATTTGTTCGatgaaagtagttttttttctagtatttttaGAATTAGTTCTTCTGGCTTGAAGCTTTGGACGCACTATGATGTCATGgataatatattattacaaataaagggtacaaaaaaagttgtttttttttctcccaAAGATgctttaaatttatacttaaatggtgataaatcagaaataattgatataaaaaatacagaTTATGAAAAATATCCAAAATTTAAGTGTGTTAACAGGTACTCTTGCAAAATCTATCCTGGAGATGTTCTATTTATTCCTGCACTTTGGTTTCATAATGTTACTGCAATTGACTTTTCAATTTCGGTGAATGTTTTTTGGAAGCACCTTAATGACaaaatgtataacaaaaaagatatttacGGAAATAAAGATCTAGTTCCTGCAGAAAAAGCAATGcaaagttttgataaaattataaaactccTTGAAGAACTTCCCATAGactataaagatttttatatgaAGCGCTTAATACTGAAAGCAGACAAAGCCATTAATAAGTGGAGATTAGATGAACAAGTTAAGTTAAACAAGGTTTAA